A single genomic interval of Cucumis sativus cultivar 9930 chromosome 5, Cucumber_9930_V3, whole genome shotgun sequence harbors:
- the LOC101221533 gene encoding uncharacterized protein LOC101221533 → MNWVCEEMQTAATDRRERIVCPKPRRLGLINDTCNDNPFRHRFDSDALDLLFLKGGCGLENFNSSNAQLASSPPYFCGSPPSRVANPLIQDARFGDEKPKLLPLFSPAASPPLSPPPSAGRKGGCVRVNFGKNPAVRIEGFDCRLDRERRNRSIPALA, encoded by the exons atgaattgGGTTTGTGAAGAGATGCAAACCGCCGCCACCGACCGCCGTGAGCGAATTGTTTGTCCAAAACCCCGCCGTCTCGGTCTCATCAATGATACTTGCAACGATAACCCATTTAGACACCGGTTTGATTCAGATGCTCTGGATCTCCTCTTCTTAAAG GGTGGTTGTGGTTTGGAGAATTTTAACAGTAGTAATGCACAATTAGCCTCGTCGCCACCGTATTTTTGTGGATCGCCGCCGAGTAGAGTAGCTAACCCATTAATCCAAGACGCTCGATTTGGGGATGAGAAGCCAAAGCTGCTGCCCCTCTTTTCGCCGGCGGCTTCTCCTCCTTTGTCTCCACCGCCGTCGGCCGGTCGGAAAGGTGGGTGTGTCCGGGTTAATTTTGGTAAGAACCCGGCGGTGAGGATCGAAGGGTTTGATTGCCGCCTCGACAGAGAGAGGCGAAACCGTAGCATCCCTGCTCTGGCTTAG